From a single Papaver somniferum cultivar HN1 unplaced genomic scaffold, ASM357369v1 unplaced-scaffold_19, whole genome shotgun sequence genomic region:
- the LOC113338583 gene encoding heparan-alpha-glucosaminide N-acetyltransferase-like yields the protein MGFTFHFHLFFSSSFIPMQARKILYLVTKLPRLTTCSDPGFCFTKRYVAWDFQVKCGMRGDLGPARNAVGYVDRQVWGVNHLYNQPVWIRLKACTLSYPESGPLRDNAPSFCLGPFEPEGLLSSISAIVSATIGVHFGHFLIHFKGHVERLKQWVSAALVLIVVAKILHFTDAIPLNKQLYSFSYVCFTAGIAGIVFSGFYILVNVWGFRAPFLFLEWIGMNAMLVFVLGAQGILAASVNGWYYGTPAKSLVHWIEQHVFINVWKSQKVGTLLYVIFAEITFWGVVSGMLHKLGIYWKL from the exons ATTCTGTATCTTGTAACAAAGCTTCCCAGGCTAACGACATGTTCAGACCCAGGGTTTTGTTTTACGAAACGGTACGTAGCTTGGGATTTTCAGGTGAAATGTGGAATGAGAGGCGATCTAGGACCAGCGCGTAATGCAGTAGGTTATGTGGACAGACAAGTTTGGGGTGTTAACCATCTGTATAATCAACCTGTATGGATCCGATTAAAG GCTTGTACACTGAGTTATCCTGAATCCGGTCCACTTCGCGATAATGCTCCTAGTTTCTGTCTTGGTCCTTTTGAACCAGAAGGCTTATTGAG TTCGATTTCAGCAATCGTCTCCGCTACAATTGGGGTGCATTTCGGCCATTTTCTTATTCACTTCAAG GGCCACGTGGAGAGGCTTAAGCAATGGGTATCAGCGGCGCTTGTCTTGATTGTCGTAGCCAAAATTCTACATTTTACAGATG CCATTCCATTGAATAAGCAACTGTACAGCTTCAGCTATGTATGTTTTACAGCAGGCATAGCGGGTATCGTATTCTCCGGTTTCTACATCCTGGTAAAT GTTTGGGGATTTCGAGCACCATTTCTATTCCTAGAATGGATAGGAATGAATGCAATGCTAGTTTTTGTGCTGGGAGCTCAGGGTATCTTAGCTGCATCCGTAAATGGATGGTATTACGGAACCCCTGCAAAATCACTC GTACATTGGATAGAACAACATGTCTTCATTAATGTCTGGAAATCACAGAAAGTGGGAACGCTGTTATACGTGATTTTCGCCGAGATCACATTCTGGGGTGTAGTCTCAGGCATGTTGCACAAATTGGGCATTTACTGGAAGCTATGA
- the LOC113339050 gene encoding probable glucuronoxylan glucuronosyltransferase F8H isoform X2, whose translation MSEFNKLRISKNRGFYNVKMMNRDPHHHQNSNNNHKRSYYFYRYFKWVLWISFSLYFFTSFLITINNNMKPISSLSKTTIISTSTNPSSSVISRALFEDSSVQKPKSIPSATESEILPLKVYIYDLPSKYNTDWLTNRRCSNHLFASEVAIHKALLNSDVRTLNPFEADFFFVPVYVSCNFNTSNGFPSLGHARPLIKSAIQFVSESAPFWNRSQGEDHVFVASHDYGACFHPMEDIAIEDGIPSFLKKSIILQTFGVRFRHPCQEVENIVIPPYVSPHKIHSTLKHATNGKRDIFAFFRGKMELHPKNINGRIYSKGIRTKIWKKFSRNRKFYLKRRRYDGYQSEIVR comes from the exons atgtcGGAAtttaataaattaagaatctctaAAAATAGAGGATTCTATAATGTCAAGATGATGAACAgagatcctcatcatcatcaaaatagtaataataatcaTAAGAGGAGTTATTATTTCTATAGATATTTCAAATGGGTTCTTTGGATTTCATTCTCTCTTTATTTCTTCACATCTTTTCTCATCACAATCAATAACAACATGAAACCCATTTCTTCTCTTTCAAAAACCACCATTATTTCAACCTCAACAAACCCATCTTCCTCTGTTATTTCTAGAGCTCTGTTTGAAGATTCTTCTgttcaaaaaccaaaatcaatccCATCTGCAACAGAGTCTGAGATATTGCCATTGAAAGTATACATCTATGATCTCCCATCAAAATACAACACTGATTGGTTAACAAACAGAAGATGTAGTAATCATCTGTTTGCATCAGAAGTAGCTATACATAAAGCTTTATTGAACAGTGATGTGCGTACATTGAATCCATTTGAAGCTGATTTTTTCTTCGTTCCGGTATATGTATCTTGTAATTTCAATACTTCAAATGGGTTCCCATCATTGGGTCATGCTAGACCTTTAATAAAATCAGCTATTCAATTTGTTTCTGAATCCGCACCATTTTGGAATCGAAGTCAGGGTGAAGATCATGTTTTTGTTGCTTCTCATGATTATGGGGCTTGTTTTCATCCCATG GAGGACATTGCAATTGAAGATGGAATTCCAAGTTTTCTGAAGAAGTCAATAATTCTGCAAACATTTGGGGTCAGATTCCGGCATCCATGTCAAGAAGTTGAGAATATTGTGATTCCACCATACGTCTCACCACATAAAATTCATTCAACTCTGAAACATGCGACTAATGGCAAAAGAGACATTTTCGCCTTTTTTAGGGGCAAAATGGAGTTACACCCAAAGAACATAAATGGTCGAATTTACAGCAA GGGCATTCGGACGAAGATATGGAAAAAGTTCAGTAGGAATCGGAAATTTTATCTAAAACGTCGTAGATACGATGGATATCAATCAGAGATCGTACG ATAA
- the LOC113339050 gene encoding probable glucuronoxylan glucuronosyltransferase IRX7 isoform X1: MSEFNKLRISKNRGFYNVKMMNRDPHHHQNSNNNHKRSYYFYRYFKWVLWISFSLYFFTSFLITINNNMKPISSLSKTTIISTSTNPSSSVISRALFEDSSVQKPKSIPSATESEILPLKVYIYDLPSKYNTDWLTNRRCSNHLFASEVAIHKALLNSDVRTLNPFEADFFFVPVYVSCNFNTSNGFPSLGHARPLIKSAIQFVSESAPFWNRSQGEDHVFVASHDYGACFHPMEDIAIEDGIPSFLKKSIILQTFGVRFRHPCQEVENIVIPPYVSPHKIHSTLKHATNGKRDIFAFFRGKMELHPKNINGRIYSKGIRTKIWKKFSRNRKFYLKRRRYDGYQSEIVRSVFCLCPLGWAPWSPRLVESVALGCIPVIIADNIRLPYSDKIQWSKISLTVPEKDVNKLATILEHVAATNLTTIQKNLWDPSNQRALLFNEFIQPGDATWQLLDSLSKMLHLSHREPRLQPNHVATREIEGVRVEDS; the protein is encoded by the exons atgtcGGAAtttaataaattaagaatctctaAAAATAGAGGATTCTATAATGTCAAGATGATGAACAgagatcctcatcatcatcaaaatagtaataataatcaTAAGAGGAGTTATTATTTCTATAGATATTTCAAATGGGTTCTTTGGATTTCATTCTCTCTTTATTTCTTCACATCTTTTCTCATCACAATCAATAACAACATGAAACCCATTTCTTCTCTTTCAAAAACCACCATTATTTCAACCTCAACAAACCCATCTTCCTCTGTTATTTCTAGAGCTCTGTTTGAAGATTCTTCTgttcaaaaaccaaaatcaatccCATCTGCAACAGAGTCTGAGATATTGCCATTGAAAGTATACATCTATGATCTCCCATCAAAATACAACACTGATTGGTTAACAAACAGAAGATGTAGTAATCATCTGTTTGCATCAGAAGTAGCTATACATAAAGCTTTATTGAACAGTGATGTGCGTACATTGAATCCATTTGAAGCTGATTTTTTCTTCGTTCCGGTATATGTATCTTGTAATTTCAATACTTCAAATGGGTTCCCATCATTGGGTCATGCTAGACCTTTAATAAAATCAGCTATTCAATTTGTTTCTGAATCCGCACCATTTTGGAATCGAAGTCAGGGTGAAGATCATGTTTTTGTTGCTTCTCATGATTATGGGGCTTGTTTTCATCCCATG GAGGACATTGCAATTGAAGATGGAATTCCAAGTTTTCTGAAGAAGTCAATAATTCTGCAAACATTTGGGGTCAGATTCCGGCATCCATGTCAAGAAGTTGAGAATATTGTGATTCCACCATACGTCTCACCACATAAAATTCATTCAACTCTGAAACATGCGACTAATGGCAAAAGAGACATTTTCGCCTTTTTTAGGGGCAAAATGGAGTTACACCCAAAGAACATAAATGGTCGAATTTACAGCAA GGGCATTCGGACGAAGATATGGAAAAAGTTCAGTAGGAATCGGAAATTTTATCTAAAACGTCGTAGATACGATGGATATCAATCAGAGATCGTACGGTCAGTATTTTGTCTGTGTCCATTAGGATGGGCTCCATGGAGTCCAAGGCTAGTCGAATCAGTAGCCCTAGGTTGCATACCCGTGATCATAGCTGATAACATTCGATTACCCTACTCAGATAAAATCCAATGGTCAAAAATCTCTCTAACCGTACCGGAAAAAGACGTAAACAAACTCGCCACCATCCTCGAACACGTGGCAGCCACCAACCTCACCACCATACAGAAAAACCTGTGGGACCCGTCTAATCAACGGGCACTGCTCTTCAACGAGTTCATCCAGCCAGGAGACGCCACATGGCAATTGTTAGATAGTTTATCAAAAATGCTGCATCTATCACACAGAGAACCGAGACTTCAACCTAATCACGTGGCGACACGTGAGATTGAAGGTGTAAGAGTGGAAGACAGCTAA
- the LOC113338223 gene encoding ACT domain-containing protein ACR10-like → MGIPSDDVVLISQSENQENLHIITVNCPDKTGLGCDLCRIILLFQLSIVKGDVSTDGKWCYLVFWVVGKSTTRWSSLKNRLVNACPTCSSASEIYYYKAESFKKPKPSEVFLLKLCCNNRSGLLHDVTKVLCELELVIKRVKISTTPDGSVMDLFFITDTRELLHTKSRQEEAHSHLKTVLGDVMISCDIELVVKEMATSSQGNTFLPPDLAEEMFSLEMPKEPTSGHSDQKTVSVIMDNHLSPAHTLIQIQCEDHKGLLYDIMRTLKDYNIQISYGRFNTKQGRKCEVDLFIVQADGKKVVDPNKQTSLCSRLRMELTHPLRVTMVSQGPDTELLVANPVELSGKGRPLVFYDITFALKKLGTCIFSAKIGRHIIKDREWEVYKIRLDEGNGFSLSTKKIEREVRNMLMGWEA, encoded by the exons ATGGGTATACCTTCAGATGATGTTGTTCTTATCAGTCAATCTGAAAACCAAGAAAATTTACACATAATTACAGTAAACTGTCCAGACAAAACTGGTTTGGGTTGTGATCTTTGTCGAATAATACTTTTGTTTCAGTTGAGCATTGTCAAAGGAG ATGTTTCAACAGATGGGAAATGGTGTTATTTAGTGTTCTGGGTTGTTGGGAAATCAACAACTAGATGGAGTTCATTGAAGAACAGATTGGTAAATGCATGTCCAACTTGTTCATCAGCTTCTGAGATTTACTATTACAAGGCTGAATCCTTTAAAAAACCTAAACCTTCTGAGGTTTTTctattgaagttgtgttgtaatAATAGAAGTGGTCTTTTGCATG ATGTGACAAAGGTTCTATGTGAGCTTGAGCTTGTTATAAAGAGAGTGAAGATATCTACGACTCCAGATGGGAGCGTCATGGATTTGTTCTTTATAACAGACACAAG gGAACTTCTGCACACAAAGAGCAGACAAGAGGAAGCACACAGCCATCTCAAAACTGTTTTAGGGGATGTAATGATAAGCTGTGATATAGAATTAGTTGTCAAGGAGATGGCAACTTCTTCGCAAGGGAACACTTTTCTTCCGCCTGATCTTGCAGAAGAGATGTTTAGCTTAGAGATGCCAAAAGAACCCACAAGTGGGCACTCCGATCAGAAAACCGTATCTGTCATTATGGATAACCATCTCAGCCCAGCTCATACTCTCATCCAAATTCAGTGTGAGGACCACAAAGGGCTGCTCTATGACATCATGAGAACTCTGAAGGATTATAACATTCAG ATTTCTTATGGACGATTTAATACGAAACAAGGAAGGAAGTGTGAGGTTGATTTGTTTATAGTACAAGCAGATGGTAAGAAGGTTGTAGACCCAAACAAGCAGACTTCATTATGCTCACGCCTGCGCATGGAACTGACCCATCCACTCAGAGTGACAATGGTCAGCCAGGGTCCCGACACAGAACTTTTAGTTGCTAATCCTGTGGAGTTATCTGGCAAAGGACGTCCTCTTGTTTTCTATGACATTACCTTCGCCCTCAAGAAGCTTGGCACTTGCATTTTCTCG GCTAAGATTGGGAGACATATAATTAAAGATCGAGAATGGGAAGTTTACAAAATCCGTCTTGACGAAGGGAATGGTTTCTCACTATCGACCAAAAAGATTGAACGTGAAGTGAGGAACATGTTGATGGGCTGGGAGGCGTAA